In one window of Saprospiraceae bacterium DNA:
- a CDS encoding CBS domain-containing protein, whose product MMNEPVSSIMVRDVKTVTPEDSLQTVKEILINHRIHHVPVVQNDGSLVGIVTTYDLFKLNVDHKDYATTKVGNVMTKILAKLEANDKVGTAAEVFMEHLFHALPVVEGNKLIGIVTSFDILRYEYNKEYPQK is encoded by the coding sequence ATGATGAATGAACCAGTTTCCTCCATAATGGTCCGCGATGTCAAGACGGTGACGCCGGAAGATAGCTTACAAACAGTTAAAGAGATATTGATCAATCACCGGATCCACCACGTTCCGGTGGTACAGAATGACGGCTCCCTGGTAGGAATTGTAACCACGTACGACTTATTTAAATTGAATGTCGATCATAAAGATTATGCAACAACCAAGGTTGGAAATGTAATGACCAAAATCCTGGCAAAGCTGGAAGCTAATGATAAAGTCGGAACAGCTGCCGAAGTATTTATGGAGCATTTATTCCACGCGCTACCCGTAGTTGAAGGCAATAAGCTGATTGGCATCGTTACAAGTTTTGATATTTTAAGATACGAATATAACAAAGAATATCCCCAGAAATAG
- a CDS encoding glycoside hydrolase family 2 protein: protein MSIRIFQTKALLLFMHIAFSQTMQLTSDHWWIRNADSSDWLPCELPANQFSALFHNQAILDPYFGDHEKKLAILAAGNWEFKKEFSADSGFLSHNCIELTCDGIDTYCAVYLNGVWLGNTTNAFVTYRFPVKHVLKPGSNELMFSFRSAKNMADSLFKQQKHPLPGESRVFVRKPQFHFGWDFGPEFVSSGIHRAPVLRAWNDLRIEQTSLHTLHIYNELATLRLQTIIQNNDSAAREIILNCKIGDREFSFTSLVSPGSRQVNHLVEFDQPDLWWPRGSGDPYLYECRLTLQDQSGALKDEKKWKTGIRTAKLISESDERGHVFYFEINGEKIFCKGSNYIPPDILFDPAKKIKSLLRVAVESHFNMLRIWGGGRYESEEFYEICDSLGIMIWQDFMFACAMYPGDSAYLENVRTEVAQQVQRISKHPCLVLFCGNNENNEGWHRWGWQDGLDEKTKNAWWTDYENLFRKLLPEIVQSWAPEISYWESSPLFGRGDKRFMTHGDAHDWGLWHDEMPFEDLENRVPRFMSEFGFQSLPGLSTIRQFANESDLDPESAALTNHQKHPRGNKLIKNYLARDYPEPKDFESLIYLNQLCQARGISKIIHAHRRSMPYCMGSLYWQFNDCWPGISWSGVDYFGKWKALQHAVKSAFAPVLFTAREVGEGIEIRGINDTRKFQCFQLELTVQDFSGNPLYYQSLEDTIPANTSRHLHQITLNLDELDLRQTHYLLLKWIVEEDTVYSSFFFEKPKNLLWLAPNIRIEKVSEQGLDETFQILSDNFVGGLYLKESIDFSYFPNFIDLHPGIPVQVVRKSEKMLQEKQVEFMHLFEIR, encoded by the coding sequence ATGTCCATTAGAATTTTTCAAACTAAAGCGCTTTTGCTTTTCATGCATATTGCTTTTTCACAAACGATGCAATTGACATCCGATCACTGGTGGATCCGGAATGCCGATTCTTCAGATTGGTTGCCTTGCGAACTTCCAGCAAATCAATTCTCTGCTCTTTTTCACAATCAGGCCATCCTGGATCCTTATTTTGGCGATCACGAAAAGAAGCTCGCCATATTAGCTGCGGGCAATTGGGAGTTCAAAAAAGAATTTTCGGCGGACTCCGGTTTTTTGAGCCATAATTGCATCGAACTGACATGCGATGGTATAGATACGTATTGCGCTGTGTACCTCAATGGAGTTTGGCTTGGAAATACCACAAATGCTTTTGTGACCTATCGCTTTCCGGTAAAACATGTACTGAAACCCGGAAGCAATGAACTGATGTTTTCATTCAGGTCTGCAAAAAACATGGCCGATTCGCTTTTCAAACAACAAAAACATCCCTTACCCGGCGAATCGCGTGTGTTTGTTAGGAAACCACAATTTCATTTTGGCTGGGATTTCGGACCTGAATTTGTCTCTTCGGGAATACACCGTGCGCCTGTCCTTCGGGCATGGAATGATCTGCGAATTGAGCAGACATCCTTACATACCCTTCATATTTATAACGAGCTTGCAACGCTTCGACTGCAGACTATAATTCAAAATAATGATTCAGCGGCCCGTGAAATAATCCTGAACTGCAAGATTGGAGACAGGGAGTTTTCATTTACTTCTTTGGTATCGCCGGGCTCCCGGCAGGTCAACCACTTGGTTGAATTTGATCAGCCGGATCTGTGGTGGCCCAGAGGCTCCGGAGATCCCTATTTGTATGAATGCCGGCTTACCCTGCAGGATCAAAGTGGAGCTTTGAAGGATGAAAAAAAATGGAAAACGGGAATCCGGACGGCAAAGCTGATCTCAGAATCCGATGAACGTGGTCATGTGTTTTATTTTGAAATCAATGGCGAAAAAATATTTTGCAAAGGCTCCAATTATATTCCACCGGATATTCTTTTTGATCCGGCAAAAAAAATAAAATCGCTGCTTCGAGTCGCAGTCGAATCGCATTTTAATATGTTGCGGATCTGGGGTGGCGGCCGGTACGAATCCGAAGAGTTTTACGAAATCTGCGACAGTCTGGGCATCATGATCTGGCAGGACTTCATGTTTGCCTGCGCGATGTATCCGGGAGATTCTGCATACCTGGAAAATGTAAGAACAGAAGTTGCGCAACAGGTTCAAAGGATTTCTAAACATCCCTGTCTCGTGCTGTTCTGCGGAAACAACGAAAACAACGAAGGCTGGCACAGATGGGGTTGGCAAGATGGTCTGGATGAAAAAACGAAAAATGCCTGGTGGACCGATTACGAAAACTTATTTCGAAAATTATTGCCAGAAATTGTCCAATCATGGGCTCCTGAAATTTCTTACTGGGAATCTTCTCCCCTTTTTGGAAGAGGTGACAAACGATTCATGACCCATGGAGATGCACACGATTGGGGCTTGTGGCACGACGAAATGCCTTTTGAGGATCTGGAGAACCGGGTGCCGCGGTTCATGAGCGAATTTGGTTTTCAGTCTTTGCCGGGTTTATCTACCATACGGCAATTCGCAAATGAAAGCGATCTCGATCCGGAATCTGCTGCATTGACCAATCATCAAAAACATCCGCGTGGAAACAAACTCATTAAAAATTACCTTGCTCGAGATTATCCCGAACCAAAAGATTTTGAATCGCTGATTTATTTAAATCAATTGTGCCAGGCTCGCGGAATTTCGAAGATCATTCATGCTCACCGGCGATCCATGCCATACTGCATGGGGAGCCTGTATTGGCAGTTCAATGATTGCTGGCCGGGCATTTCATGGTCGGGTGTGGATTATTTCGGAAAATGGAAAGCCTTGCAACATGCCGTTAAATCGGCCTTTGCCCCCGTTTTATTCACCGCCCGCGAAGTCGGTGAAGGCATTGAAATCCGGGGCATCAACGATACCAGAAAATTTCAATGTTTTCAACTCGAACTGACGGTTCAGGATTTTTCAGGAAATCCGTTATACTATCAATCTTTGGAAGACACCATTCCCGCAAACACATCGCGTCATCTTCATCAAATTACTCTGAATTTGGATGAACTGGATCTCCGACAAACCCATTATTTATTGCTCAAGTGGATCGTCGAAGAAGATACCGTTTACTCTTCTTTCTTTTTTGAAAAACCTAAAAACCTGCTGTGGTTGGCTCCCAACATCCGCATTGAAAAAGTAAGTGAACAGGGATTGGATGAAACGTTTCAAATTTTATCAGATAACTTTGTTGGAGGATTGTACCTGAAAGAATCCATTGACTTTTCTTACTTTCCGAATTTTATAGATCTGCATCCAGGAATACCGGTTCAGGTGGTGAGGAAATCGGAAAAGATGCTTCAGGAAAAGCAAGTTGAATTCATGCATTTATTTGAAATCCGATAG
- a CDS encoding DNA translocase FtsK, with the protein MARSKRNKPSAWQAFYARLMDERVSKIIAVLCFMMGLFLLISSISYFFTWKTDQDKILSYSWHLLFKPNVGIDNWLGKLGALSSHVFFYYGFGLSSLLIIPVSVYLGFCFLHRQGWLSFLRFVTHSAIVMSLLSMIFYYIFQNFEFPFGGAFGSRYCEWMEGFMGPIGVGLCLIFGLLALLVWYYNPSMQTLQTDPAVPISASALWNANWFSFKSISASESEHSPESFLKTTSQPTPQEDPVTIDWSDYPAADEVLASLAPESDKPAGNCQLEITSSTNETDTAIKEMELNEPQFSGTAVADDDDGWEAGDGKPFDPKASLSTYKPPSLDLLHDYADQKFEIDRDELESNKNLIIATLMHYKIEIQKIKATIGPTVTLYEIVPAPGVRISRIKSLEDDIALSLSAQGIRIIAPIPGRGTIGIEVANKNRQTVPLKELLKTEKFNDPKIELPIALGKNISNEVIVSDLTKMPHLLIAGATGQGKSVGINAILLSLLYRKHPSEVKLVLIDPKKVELPIYAEIYKHFLAQLPNSDEAIITDTSKVIYTLNSLCIEMDQRYELLKGARVRNILEYNDKFNKRKLNPEKGHRHLPYIVLVIDEFADLIMTAGKEVEMPLGRLAQLARAVGIHLIIATQRPSVKIITGLIKANFPGRIAFKVSSNIDSRTILDCGGAERLIGRGDMLYNVGSDIIRLQCAYVDTVEVERVMRHIASQQSYGTPYLLPEFKGDDSGSDSSGVDINDLDDMLFEAARLVVQAQHGSTSMIQRRLKLGYNRAGRIMDQLEQLGIVGAGEGSKPREVLVFTEVELENLLSKLRR; encoded by the coding sequence ATGGCGCGGTCAAAACGGAACAAACCTTCCGCCTGGCAAGCTTTTTATGCCCGGCTGATGGACGAAAGAGTCTCAAAAATCATAGCGGTCCTATGTTTTATGATGGGGCTGTTTTTGCTCATCTCTTCCATATCTTATTTTTTTACCTGGAAAACTGATCAGGATAAAATTCTGAGTTATTCCTGGCACTTGCTTTTCAAACCGAATGTGGGTATCGACAATTGGCTGGGTAAGCTGGGGGCTCTGAGTTCGCATGTGTTTTTCTATTATGGCTTCGGACTTTCTTCGTTGCTGATCATTCCGGTCTCTGTTTATCTGGGTTTTTGTTTTCTGCATAGGCAGGGTTGGTTGTCCTTCCTGCGCTTTGTGACGCATTCCGCGATTGTCATGTCTTTATTGTCGATGATCTTTTATTACATTTTCCAGAATTTCGAATTCCCTTTCGGAGGTGCTTTTGGCTCGAGATACTGCGAATGGATGGAGGGTTTTATGGGCCCGATTGGGGTAGGTCTCTGTCTGATTTTCGGTTTGTTGGCTCTGTTGGTCTGGTATTACAATCCTTCCATGCAGACTTTGCAAACCGATCCTGCGGTGCCCATTTCTGCATCTGCCTTGTGGAATGCCAATTGGTTTAGTTTCAAAAGCATTTCGGCTTCTGAATCTGAACATTCCCCTGAATCTTTTTTAAAAACTACGTCGCAACCCACCCCGCAGGAAGACCCGGTCACCATTGACTGGAGTGATTATCCTGCAGCAGACGAAGTATTGGCCTCTCTGGCTCCTGAATCCGATAAACCTGCTGGCAACTGTCAGCTCGAAATAACTTCTTCTACGAACGAAACCGATACTGCTATTAAAGAGATGGAACTCAACGAACCGCAGTTTTCCGGAACAGCCGTTGCCGATGACGACGACGGCTGGGAAGCTGGGGATGGCAAACCATTTGACCCCAAGGCCAGCCTTTCTACGTACAAACCACCATCGCTTGATCTGCTTCACGACTATGCGGATCAAAAATTTGAAATTGACCGCGATGAACTGGAGTCCAATAAGAATCTCATCATTGCTACATTGATGCATTATAAAATCGAGATTCAAAAAATCAAAGCAACGATCGGACCCACAGTAACCCTTTATGAAATTGTCCCTGCACCGGGTGTTCGCATTTCACGGATAAAAAGTCTCGAAGACGACATAGCCTTGAGTTTATCGGCACAAGGTATACGGATCATCGCACCCATACCCGGAAGAGGTACCATTGGTATCGAAGTTGCAAACAAAAACAGACAGACCGTTCCGTTAAAGGAATTACTGAAAACCGAAAAATTCAACGATCCGAAAATAGAATTGCCCATTGCCCTCGGAAAAAATATTTCCAACGAAGTCATCGTCTCGGATCTGACCAAGATGCCGCACTTGCTGATTGCCGGTGCTACGGGCCAGGGAAAATCCGTAGGGATCAATGCCATCCTCCTGTCACTCTTATACAGAAAACATCCTTCCGAAGTTAAATTGGTTTTGATCGATCCCAAGAAAGTGGAGCTGCCGATTTATGCGGAGATCTACAAACATTTTCTGGCGCAGTTGCCGAATTCAGATGAGGCGATCATTACAGATACGTCCAAAGTGATCTATACACTCAATTCACTTTGTATTGAAATGGATCAGCGTTATGAATTGTTGAAAGGTGCGAGAGTGCGAAACATTCTGGAGTACAACGACAAATTCAACAAGCGCAAGCTCAATCCGGAAAAAGGACACAGGCATCTTCCATATATCGTTCTCGTGATCGACGAATTTGCTGATCTGATCATGACCGCAGGTAAAGAAGTGGAGATGCCACTGGGAAGACTGGCACAATTGGCCAGAGCAGTTGGTATCCATTTGATCATTGCTACGCAAAGACCTTCCGTAAAAATTATTACCGGTTTGATCAAAGCAAATTTCCCGGGAAGGATTGCCTTTAAGGTATCATCCAACATAGATTCCAGGACCATCCTCGATTGCGGAGGTGCTGAACGACTGATTGGTCGCGGTGATATGCTTTACAATGTGGGCTCCGATATCATCCGATTGCAATGTGCTTATGTGGATACAGTCGAAGTGGAACGCGTGATGAGGCACATCGCATCCCAACAAAGTTATGGCACTCCATATCTGCTGCCTGAATTCAAAGGGGACGACAGTGGTTCCGATTCCAGTGGAGTAGACATCAACGACCTCGACGACATGCTGTTTGAAGCCGCACGCCTGGTAGTACAAGCTCAGCACGGTAGTACCAGCATGATCCAACGCAGGTTAAAACTAGGATACAACCGCGCCGGACGAATCATGGATCAGCTCGAACAACTCGGAATCGTTGGTGCCGGAGAGGGAAGTAAACCCCGCGAAGTCCTGGTATTCACCGAAGTGGAACTCGAAAATCTCCTCTCCAAATTGAGACGTTAA
- a CDS encoding saccharopine dehydrogenase NADP-binding domain-containing protein: MDYVKHKVIIAGAGGIGKAAGLILAEQPDFDCEIFLGDLYPEVAEEAADWIRKGASSLIQIENFQIDPSTTSDHMDYVLKSGDILLDCLPGSEAPRMASLARKYDLHYVNLTEYVSETDQILEIAKDATTGFILQSGLAPGYVDVLANHLYKEFIQEYGDQDVESISMKVGALPKMTTGPHYYGFTWSPIGVATEYVKDAIIIRNGIKTTCPSLSDTSSLIIDGIRFEDDYTSGGAADLPDHFLGKVKSLDYKTIRYPGHFSWVRSQLTQTNDDGTKENQLLKMMTDQIPFSEDDLIVLYVSVKGKDRSGTLRIKERSLKIEPSYVGSHKLKAIQTATAAPMLEAARMLLTGNYKGPILQSQIDTISFLHGSFIQNIYHPKNYRELV, from the coding sequence ATGGATTACGTAAAACACAAGGTCATTATAGCCGGTGCAGGTGGAATAGGTAAAGCCGCAGGGCTTATTTTGGCAGAACAACCCGATTTTGATTGTGAAATTTTTCTGGGAGATCTCTATCCGGAGGTGGCAGAAGAAGCTGCTGATTGGATAAGAAAGGGAGCTTCCAGTCTGATCCAGATTGAAAACTTCCAGATCGATCCTTCGACGACCTCAGATCATATGGATTATGTTCTGAAATCCGGAGATATCCTGCTGGATTGTCTGCCGGGTTCTGAGGCCCCCAGAATGGCCAGCCTGGCCAGGAAATACGATTTGCATTACGTCAACCTGACCGAATATGTATCGGAAACCGACCAAATCCTCGAAATCGCAAAAGATGCAACTACAGGCTTCATCCTGCAATCCGGTCTGGCTCCCGGCTATGTCGATGTTCTGGCCAATCACCTTTACAAAGAATTTATTCAGGAATACGGAGACCAGGATGTGGAAAGCATCTCGATGAAAGTGGGTGCACTTCCCAAAATGACCACAGGCCCACATTATTATGGTTTCACCTGGAGTCCCATCGGTGTGGCAACTGAATATGTAAAAGATGCGATCATCATACGCAATGGAATTAAAACGACCTGCCCTTCCCTATCGGATACAAGCAGTTTGATTATCGATGGAATCCGTTTCGAAGATGATTATACCAGCGGAGGTGCAGCCGATTTACCAGATCACTTTTTGGGAAAAGTCAAATCACTCGACTATAAAACCATACGTTATCCCGGTCATTTCTCCTGGGTCAGGTCCCAACTCACTCAAACCAATGACGATGGGACCAAAGAAAATCAATTGCTGAAAATGATGACCGATCAAATTCCATTTTCTGAAGACGATCTGATCGTCTTGTATGTATCTGTTAAAGGAAAAGATCGCTCAGGAACACTCCGCATTAAAGAACGCAGTCTTAAAATAGAACCCAGTTATGTGGGAAGTCACAAGCTGAAAGCCATTCAAACGGCTACAGCTGCCCCTATGCTCGAAGCGGCGAGAATGCTGCTCACGGGAAATTACAAAGGTCCGATCCTACAATCGCAGATCGACACCATATCATTTCTGCATGGTAGTTTCATTCAAAACATCTACCATCCTAAGAATTATCGGGAACTGGTTTAG
- a CDS encoding urocanate hydratase, with protein sequence MIAQHITKGIPEHLPEPRERSADVPHAPKRVIDGVLKKDEKLLAIRNALRYFPKKFHAVLAPEFASELKTYGRIYMYRFLPEYKMFARPLEEYPVKCKEAAAIMLMIQNNLDPKVAKYPEELITYGGNGAVFQNWAQYLLSMKYLSEMTDEQTLVLYSGHPLGLFPSSKAAPRVVVTNGMMIPNYSSINDWNKFNALGVTQYGQMTAGSFMYIGPQGIVHGTTLTLLNAGRRKDPSLHSLRGKLFITSGLGGMSGAQAIAAVITGVTCIIAEVDPDAIQQRLADGYIQQEHITSDLKILFERAAHYRSNDQKGVALVYAGNIVEVWEYAATHSIHVDLGSDQTSLHNINDLGYCPAGYTFAEAQQLLQKDKSRFMEEVRNTLRRHVSAINILSERGMYFWDYGNAFLKEAGVANADIWKDSSHSSFKYPSYVEDIMGPLCFDYGFGPFRWVCLSGEIEDLKKTDLIAGKVIERLLENAEGNTRSQYLDNLKWIREAEHNLPVVGSKSRILYADAHCRIEIALALNEAIASGSLSAGIVLGRDHHDVSGTDSPFRETANIRDGSAFTADMAVHNVIGDSFRGATWVSLHNGGGVGWGEVINGGFGMYIDGSEKSAVNIRSMLHWDVNNGVSRRAWARNEGAIKTIQKAMEQEPLLKVTLPNLVDENLIDHMSV encoded by the coding sequence ATGATTGCACAACACATCACAAAAGGAATTCCGGAACATTTACCAGAACCTCGGGAACGAAGCGCAGATGTTCCACATGCTCCCAAAAGAGTCATTGACGGCGTATTAAAAAAGGATGAAAAATTGCTTGCGATCCGCAATGCACTTCGCTATTTTCCAAAGAAGTTTCATGCCGTATTGGCTCCTGAATTTGCCAGTGAATTGAAAACATATGGAAGGATATATATGTACCGGTTCTTGCCCGAATACAAGATGTTCGCGAGACCCCTCGAAGAATATCCGGTAAAATGTAAAGAAGCGGCTGCAATCATGCTGATGATCCAGAACAACCTGGATCCGAAAGTGGCCAAATATCCGGAAGAACTGATCACTTACGGTGGAAACGGCGCCGTATTTCAGAATTGGGCGCAATATCTTTTGTCGATGAAATATTTGTCGGAGATGACCGATGAGCAAACGCTGGTGCTTTATTCGGGTCATCCGCTGGGTTTATTTCCTTCTTCCAAAGCAGCACCCCGCGTGGTGGTCACGAATGGAATGATGATCCCGAATTACAGTTCCATAAATGACTGGAATAAATTCAATGCATTGGGCGTCACGCAATACGGGCAAATGACTGCAGGATCGTTTATGTACATCGGTCCGCAGGGAATTGTACATGGCACTACCCTGACCCTTCTCAATGCCGGACGGAGAAAAGACCCATCGCTGCACAGCCTGCGTGGAAAATTATTCATTACATCCGGACTGGGTGGGATGTCGGGTGCACAGGCGATTGCAGCGGTAATCACCGGTGTGACCTGCATCATCGCAGAAGTAGATCCCGATGCCATTCAACAGCGACTTGCCGATGGTTATATTCAACAGGAACATATCACTTCGGATCTTAAAATTTTATTTGAGCGCGCGGCACACTACAGATCAAATGATCAAAAAGGTGTTGCACTGGTGTATGCAGGAAACATTGTCGAGGTGTGGGAATATGCAGCTACCCATTCGATCCATGTCGATTTAGGTTCCGATCAGACTTCCCTGCACAACATCAACGACCTGGGTTATTGTCCGGCCGGATATACTTTTGCCGAAGCACAACAGTTGTTACAGAAGGATAAAAGCCGCTTCATGGAAGAGGTTCGAAACACATTACGCAGACATGTGTCGGCCATCAACATCTTATCAGAACGCGGCATGTATTTCTGGGATTATGGCAATGCATTTTTAAAAGAGGCAGGTGTAGCGAATGCAGATATCTGGAAAGATTCATCGCATTCAAGTTTTAAATACCCTTCTTATGTGGAAGACATTATGGGCCCCTTGTGTTTCGATTATGGATTTGGCCCTTTTCGGTGGGTTTGTTTGTCTGGCGAAATCGAAGATTTAAAAAAGACCGATTTGATCGCAGGCAAAGTCATTGAAAGGCTTTTGGAAAATGCAGAAGGAAATACACGATCCCAATACCTCGATAATTTAAAATGGATACGGGAAGCGGAGCACAATCTTCCGGTGGTAGGCAGTAAATCCCGAATACTTTATGCCGATGCCCATTGCAGGATTGAAATTGCATTGGCCTTAAATGAGGCGATTGCAAGCGGATCATTGTCTGCCGGGATCGTTCTTGGGCGCGACCATCACGATGTTTCCGGTACGGATTCTCCTTTCCGGGAAACAGCCAACATCCGGGATGGCTCTGCATTTACTGCAGATATGGCTGTCCATAATGTGATCGGCGACAGTTTTCGCGGCGCTACCTGGGTTTCGTTACACAATGGAGGCGGTGTGGGCTGGGGTGAAGTCATCAATGGCGGATTTGGAATGTACATAGACGGTTCTGAAAAATCTGCTGTGAACATCCGGAGTATGCTGCATTGGGATGTCAATAATGGGGTGAGTCGGAGGGCCTGGGCCCGCAATGAAGGAGCCATTAAAACTATCCAAAAAGCCATGGAGCAGGAGCCCCTGCTAAAAGTTACGCTGCCCAATTTAGTCGATGAGAATTTAATAGACCATATGTCTGTTTAA